The Mycoplasmopsis columbinasalis genomic interval TTAGATATGCAAATCAAGTTTTTCATTGCTAATAATTTGTCAACTGTTTCTTTAAACTCATCATTGAATTTTGAAGCAGATGTTAAAAAAATAGTAAAAAATAATTTTTCTATTTCTTTATATGGCTTTTTAACAAGCTGAAAAGTTATTACTGAGGAAATCAAAGATCAAGTAATAACAGCAAAAAAAGAAATAAAAAATATACAATCACATTTTGTAGATAACTCTATAACAAACGACTATTCGCCAAAAGTTCGTGAACTTAGCATTAAAATTTCTGAGTTAAAAGCTGAACGAGAATTTCTAGTAAATTCAGCTCAAGAAAGATACCGAAAATTTTCTAAAGAAAACAAACAATTTCTATTGGACTTTGATAACTTAGGTTACCTTTTTAAAGAACCAAAACAAAGACTGAACATAATTTTAAATCGATTAAAAACTCAATATGAACATTGCCAAACTCCTTTTGAAACTTTGAATAATAAGAGTTTGTCAGACGTGATTCAAGAAAATAATGAATACATCGAAAGTGTCAGTTTACTTTTTAACTGATTAGTTTTACTGCGTGATTTTGTCACACAAGAAACAGACTTAACAATTGATCAACAAATTCAACTTAGACAACTGTTTTTACTCTCAAAAATTACGTCAACTTCAGGAATTGAACCTATTAAATTTATTACACCATTTTACCAATTAGACTATATTGGCGCCCTAAACATCGACTTTAGTTCGATTTTAATTGAGAAAAAGAAAATCGTTTTTATTATTGATTCAGCACCAGATACATTTTTTAATGAGAAGAAAACTTTTTTAAATGCGTTTGCTAAAAAACTTACTGACGCAGGAATGAGTTGCATTTTCATTTCAAATGATACTTATTTAATGAAACACTTAAATTTATCTGAACTTTACGTTTTTGTCGATCAAAAAGAAATTGAATTTGGCAATTATGAAACTTTAATTTCAAATCCATTTAACCCCTGATTAAGATATCCAAGTTTAAAAAATATAAAAAATAGTAAGGATTTATTGCATAGTTTTGCTGATGATTATTTGTTCTATGATATTTATGAAGTTAACGACGACCAGTATGTTATAGGTAATTTAGCAAACTTCAAAGTTTGAAACAAAAAAATTAAAACTGATCAAATTGACTTTACTCTAAGCGATGATACTAAAGACACAAACACTGAGAATATCGACAACAATTTAGAAAACCCTTTTAACGAAACAATGTTTATGATTGCAGACTTGCACAATTCGGAATATGAATTTAATTACAACTGATTAGATTGAACCACAAATTTTGCTAAGCAGTGAGAAGCACATAATAGTTTAGAGGTTAAAACTAAAGAAGCTGAAAGTACTGAAATTTTGCAAGATATCTATTAAATTAAAGGCTAATTATGCCGTTTTCAAATGAAAATGTATATAATTTTTATACATTTTTTTTATTTTTTAGTAAAATAATCACTTTTTTGATTGGACACCGTTATGATTGACAAAATATATAAACCACAAACTATTGAACCAGCAACAAGTGCAAAACGAAGTCGAAACAAAGTTTATTCGCAGCACGACCATACCAAACCACCTTTCACAATTCTTTTACCTCCCCCTAATGTAACTGGGATGTTGCACATTGGTCACGCAATTGATACATATTTACAGGACACCATTATTAGATTCAAACGTTTTGATGGGTTTGATACTTTTTATGTTGCCGGAATGGATCATGCCGGAATTGCAACACAAAGTAAAGTTGAGAGTGTGCTTTACCAGACACAAGGTCTAACGCGTCACGATTTAGGTCGTGAAAAGTTTCTTGCGAAAGTTTGAGAATGAAAAGAAGAATACGCACAAAAATTTAGACAACAATGAGCTGCCCTTGGACTTGCCCTTGACTACGACAAGGAAAGATTTACCTTGGACGAAAAATCAAACCAAGCAGTAAACAAAGCTTTTATCGAACTTTACAACAAAGGTTTGATTTATCGTGATGTCAAAGCAATTAACTGAGATCCAGTACTTAAAACTGCGGTTTCGAACATAGAAGTTTACACGGAAACTACTAAACAAGAAATGTTATATATCAAGTATCCAATTAAAGATAGTAACGAGTTTGTAGTAATTGCCACCGTACGACCAGAAACTATGTTGAGTGATGTTGCTGTTGTGTACAATCCAACTGATACTAGATACAACCACAAAAAATGAACAATCATTCATCCGTTAACTGGCAAAGAATTGCCAATGATTGCTGATAAATACGTTGACCCTAAATTTGGCACCGGTCTAATGAAATTATCAGCGCACGCGGAAGCTGATGTTGAAATTATGCAAAAGCATAACTTGCCAATCAACGAAACTATTGATCAAGACGGCAAGATTAACTGCCCTGATTCACCTTTCCACGGTCTTGATCGTTTTGTGGCACGGCAAACTATGAAAGAACACTTACAAAAACACGGTTTTATTGAAAAAATTCGCAAAGTTAATTCGCAAGTGGGGCACTCAGAACGGTCAAAAACTCCAATTGAAGTTTTAGTGATGCCACAATGATTTGTCAAAATGGATGTGCTTTCGAAAAACTTAATTAAACATTTACGTGGCAAAAACGGCGTGAAATTCATTCCACCTCGTTTTAAAAACGTGTTGCAAAAGTGAATGGAAAATGTCCACGACTGAAACATTTCTCGGCAACTTTGGTGAGGCCACCGCATTCCTGCTTGATACAAGGATAATGAAATCAAAGTCCAAGTTGAAAGTCCTGGTGCAGGCTGAACCCAAGATCCAGATGTACTTGATACGTGATTTAGTTCTGGTTTAGCGCCATTTTCGTTCTTAGGTTGACCAGAGCAAAGTGCTGACTTACAACGTTACTATCCAGCTTCATTACTAGTTACAGGTTACGATATTATTTTCTTTTGAGTAGCACGCATGTATTTCTTTGGATTAGAATTTACTGACCAAGCACCTTTTGAAAATGTGTTAATTCATGGTTTAGTGCGTGATGAAAATGGTCGCAAAATGTCTAAGTCGCTTAATAACGGTGTTGATCCAATGGAAGTAATTGCTGAGTATGGTTCTGATGCGTTGCGTTGGTATTTAATTACTAATTCTACTGCGGGATTAGACCTTAATTTTTCAATGGAAGGTGTCAAACGCGGTTTTGCTTTGTGCAACAAGCTATGAAATATTGCACGTTTCATTCAACAATTAGATGAAAATTCAACCAAAAATGAAATTCAAGAACTTGCCGACACCTGAATTGACCGTAAAATTTCACACACTTACGAATTAGTAGAACGTTTAATGAAAAAATACGAATTCACTGTGATTGGTCGTAAACTTGAACGCTTTGTAATGCAAGATTTTTCTTCGTGGTATGTTGAAATCCTAAAAGTTGGTTACAACAAAACCAAGTTACTAGCCACTTTTAAGAAATTATTAATTTTGTTACATCCATTTTTACCTTTTATTACTGATCACTTGTACCAAACAATGTATGGCGAAGAAATTACGGCAGTTACTTTCAAAACAGCTGGGATTGTGCGCAAGCATTCAGCAGGTGAAGCAACTTACCGTTTGTTTAACGACATTATTTCCACAGTCAAAGGTATTCGTGACTTTCGTGAAAAATTCAACTTAAGTAAAAATACAGTGATTCAATATGATTTTTACTCACGAACACCAGATTTATATTCAATTAAGAACAACGAGATTGCAAAGAAAGTTTGTGCAAAATTAGCTAATGCTGAGTGAGTTCAAAATTCAGACTACTTGCATGCGAAGATTGAAGCTGAATACGATCCTGAAGAGGGTGGTTACGTGTACATTTTGTTAGATCGCCAAATGCGTGAACAGCAAATTAAACAACTTAAAAAATCGGTTGAACATCTCACTAACGAAATTCAACGGAGCAAACGACTTTTGAGTAACAACAACTTTTTACTTAAAGCTCCTAAAAAACTAATTCACGCTGAGCAACGTAAAATCGAATATAACAGTGACCAACTTGAGTACGTCAAAGAAAATCTTGAGCAAGCTCTCAGTAACTATGAAACTCAACTAGCAACAGAATCCAAACCAAAGGAAAAATAAAAATGCAAATCTATAAAAGCAAAGAAATTGTGGAAAAAATCACAAATGAACTGAGAGAACAATTCACGGTGCTAGCACATGATTTAGGTCGTAAACCACGACTTGCGATCATTCAAGTTGGCGAACATGAAGCATCTGCTAAATACATTCAGAAAAAAATGCAAAAAGCAACTGAAGTAAATGTTGAAGCCAAACTCTATCACTTCCCAGTTGAAATTACTAAACGAGACTTGCTCAAAGCAATCGACGAAATTAATGAAGAAGCAGATGGCATTATTGTGCAACTCCCTTTACCAACTTCGCTACCAAGTCAAATTATTCTAGATTCAGTTCGCATTGAAAAAGATATTGACGGTTTAAGCAATCGTAACGAATTTAATTTTTATAACGACAAAACAAAATATTTTCACTCTACACCTGCCACTGCTTTAGCGGTGAAAGAACTTGTAAACTACTATAACATAGATGTAAAGGGCAAACGTGTTGGCGTTATTGGTCGTTCACATTTAGTGGGTAAACCAATTGCCCATATTATGAAACAAATGGGCGCAATTGTTTCAACTTATTCAAAAAAATCAACTATTAAAGGTATTGAAGTTTGTGATGTCATCGTTACTGGAGCTGGCGATCCTTTAATGCTCAAACGCGAACACATTAAAGAAGGCGCGATTATTATTGATGTTGGTGCCACTTACATTGAACAAGACGGTAAAAAAGTGTTGTTTGGCGACTTAGACACTACTGACCTCGAGGGTTGAGTGCAAGGTTATTCGCCAGCGCCAGGCGGCGTTGGACCTCTTACCGTGGTCTCGCTTTTCAAAAATTTAGTAGAAGCTATTAAACACAAAATCGGAATTTAATTTTTGATGTTAAAAAGTTACCTTGAAAACGTTTACTGAGGAAGTTAGCAAATATTAAAATTTAAAATTTGATTAAATAAAAAAATAACAGAACATTAAATGACAAGAAAAACAAATTCTTGTCTTTTTTGTTTTTATTGAATGTATAAATTTACAAAATATTCTGTTATTTTTTTTATTCATTTTTTAAAAGTGTTCTTTATAAGCAATATTATAAGTTTTTAAACGGAGATAAATATTATGAAATTGTTAAGAGACGAAAACATTAAATCAATTATTAAAATTATCAAAAGTAGAACTTCACTTGTTAGGTTTGCAAAAAGTGCATAGATCAACAAAAGGATGATATGTAAGAAAACTTCTTAACAAAACAAAACTTGATAATTTAGGATAATTTATGTTAGACCTCATTTTTAAAAAGCTTTTTCCAATTTACAGATTAATTTCGGAACAAATAAACACTCTTTGGCTTGACACATCTACAGATCACAAAACGAAATTCAACGAGAAATATTTTTTATTTTGTCGTAGAAAATTAAACTTTTACATAACAATTGTGGTGTTTATTGTAATTTTGTCTATTTCTTTATTCAGTATTTTTATCTGACTCGCAACAGAAAAAGAATATATTTTTTTTAAAAAAATAATTACGAGTGATTCGGCAAATTTACCAATAGGTTTAAAAGTAGTTTGCTATTTACCTGCATGCGTTTTCTTTTGCATTGGATTTTATTTTGGTTATTACCTAATTTTCTATCAATACAAGACTAAACTTCGTTTTCAATCTTGACAAGAAAACAACAAATTATTATCTGATCAAAATTTAGTGGAAAACAATTTTTCAAAAGATTACGATTCATCTATTCAAACAAATCTGACGGAAAAACATAAATTTATTTTGTTAAAAACGGATGAAGAATTTAAAGATTACGAAATGATGCCTTCAACAAAGCGATTTAAATACAATAACAAATTCTTCATTAAATCTGAAGACAACAAAAACGACTTATTTTATATGTTTCTAGTGTGCAATATTGAGAAATTAGTTGTTGATGGCAAAAAAGCAACTTTAGAAATGTTTAGAGAAGAAGCTATTAAATATTTAGATTTAAAGTTGAATTAGCTTGATAGTAAAAAACAAAAAAAGAATTGAGGAAGTTTTGATTATTGCGGATGTATTTGCTTGAGTTTTAAAGACATTCTGTCCATTTTTAACGTTAATTTTAGGACAAATTACATTTTTTTGATTAGAAACTTCAGTTGTAAAAAAAATAAAATTTAATGAAAAATACTTTACATTTGTTCGAAAAAAGTTAAAGTTTCATATGTTCATTGAGTTATTTCTGATAATTATATTTGGTATTTTCTGTAGTATTTTTATCTGGCTTTATATTGAAAAAAGAAATCTTTATTGTTTGTTAGCACTTTTTTTGGTATTCTTTGACTTTGTACTGTCGGTATATTTTTTGAACTATGTATTGCAAAAGTACGTTTTCAAGTTTGGCAAGAAAATAACAAATTACTACCAGACGAAAATTTAGTAGAAAATAATTTTTCAAAAAACTACGATCAATCAATTCAAATAAGTTTTATGGAAAAACATAAATTCTGTTTTATTGGTAAAAGAAGAGATGAAAATAAAGACGAAGAATTTAACAAATTTGAAATCCAACCAGTGGAATATTTTTGTTTCGATAATCAATTTTTCATTGATTCAGATGAAAACAAAAGTGAATTATTTTATTTGTTTTTAGTGTCTGATTTTGACAATGTGTTTATTGATAATAAGAAAGTAAATTTAGAAATGTTCACTAGAGATGCCATTAAATATTTGGATCTCAAATTTGATTAAAACATTAAAAAATGATTGTTTAATAGCAGTCATTTTTCTTTAAAAAGCAAGACTTTTTTGGTACTTTCTTTTCTTTCTAAAATGTGCTTTTGTATTAAAATATAAGCAATTTATAATAAGTGAGTATTTTATTACTAATTTTAAAGCATACCTTGTTTTTGAATATATCTATATTATAGTAATATTCGCAAAATTGTGATTATGCAAAACGACGAAGGAGACAAAATGTCATTTATTAATTTAGTAACTAAAAAAGTTAATGAATTACCTAAGACCAAAATCGTTTTAATTGACGGTGCTGATCCTAGAGCAATTGATGCAGCTAAACAATTGGCAGCTTATAAAAATTTAGAAGTTTCTTTACTTGTTGAAACAGACAAAGATGTTTTAAGCAATCAATTTATCAATATTTTTGCAGATCAAAGCAAACTTAAAGCTTTAGCTAACGACTACAAAGAATTGAGAAACAAAAAAGATGCTGAAAAAGGTAAACCAGCTTCTGAAAGTGATGAAAGCGCATTACAAGCATTATCAACTCGTCCATTTTATGCGATGATGCTTTTACTAAACGGTGAAGTAGATGCTGTGGTAGGTGGTTTGAATTATTCAACAGCTGATATTTTACGAGCAGCATTCAAAACCGTGGGTCCAAAACCGGGAGTTAAAACTATTTCATCAGTTATGATTATGCACCAAGATGAAAAACTTGCTTTCTTTAGTGATATTTCAGTAAATCCTGACCCTACTAAAGAAATGTTGGTTGATATCGCAACAAACGCAGCAGCTTTTGTGAAATCATTTGACATTGATCCTAAAATTGCATTCCTTTCATTTTCAACAAACTATAGCGCAAAAACCCCAAGAACTGAATTGGTGCACGAAGCAACTTTTGACTTCAACGCTAAGTACAATGGTACAAAGGCAATCGGTGAAGTTCAACTTGATGCTGCGCTTGATTTAGGCGTACGTGCTTCAAAATACAAAATGGAATCATTTAATGAACCTGCTAACACATTAATTTTTCCAAACCTTGAAGCAGGTAACATTGGTTACAAATTAGTACAACGTTATGCCGGTTATGGCGCAATTGGTCCTATCATCACTGGAGTAAACAAACCAGTTAACGACCTTTCACGTGGTGCCAAAACCCAAGATGTTGTGGAAACTGTTTTAATAACAGCTATTCAAGCACACAACTAAAATCTAAATTTTTAAATTTTTGGACTTTTGATGTTCAAAAATTTTACATTTTCTTAAATTTGAATATTTTGAAAGAGGAATTTATGAGTAGAAAAATCTTAGTAGTTAATGCAGGTAGTAGTTCAATTAAATTACAACTTTTTGAAAAAGATACTTTGCAACCAATTGCTTCAGGATTAACAGAAAGAATTACTTTACCAGACGGAATTATTAGAATTAAGTTCGCTGGTAAAGTTTATGAAGAATTTCCAGCTTTACCAAATCACGCAGTTGCGGTAGCTAAAACCTTAGCTTTAATGAAAAAAATCAACTTAATTGCTCGTCCAGAAGAAATTGAAGTTGTTGGTTTTAGAGTTGTGCATGGTGGCACTTACTTCAAAGAAAGTATTGTTTTGAATGATGATGCCATTGAAAAAATTGAAAAATGTGTAGTTTATGCACCATTGCACAACCCAGGAGCATTACAAGCAATTCGTGCGTTCCAACAAGAAATGCCTAAAGCAGTTTTAACTGCTACTTTTGACACTTCTTTCCACAACACCATTCCAGACATTAACGCGATTTACCCAATTCCTTTTGACCTTACCGAAAAACATAAAATTCGTAAGTATGGTTTTCACGGCATTAGCCACAACTTTATTAGAAACAAAGTTCGTGAACTTGTTGGCAAAGATAAGGTGAATGTAATTAACTTACACATTGGCTCAGGCGCAAGTATCTGCGTGATCAAAGATGGTGTTTCATTTGACACCTCAATGGGACTTACACCTTTAGCTGGTATTATGATGGGCACACGTTCAGGTGACATTGACCCTTCGATCATTCACTTTTTATGCAAAGAAGAAGGTTTAAGCGTTGGCGAAGTGACCGATTTACTTAACAAAAAATCAGGTTTACTTGGTGTGTCACAACTTTCAAACGATTCACGTGACATTTTAGCTGCTATTGCTCAAGGCAATAAACAAGCAAAATTTGCCAATGATCTTTATGTGCAAAAAATTGTTGATTACGTAGCAAATTACGCAAACAAACTTGAAAACAAAATTGACGCGATTGTCTTTACCGCAGGTGTAGGCGAAAATTCAAAAGAGTTACGTGAAGAAGTAATTAGCAAACTTCACTTTACTCACCTTGAATTAGACCCAGAAAAAAATGAAGAAAAATACACCGATTTCAAATTAATTTCAACACCTAACAGTAAGGTACCAATTTTTGCAATTAGAACCAATGAAGAATTACTAATTGCCCAATACGCGAAAGCGCTTGTTAACAAAAAATAATTCGTCTATTCAAAATGCCTAAAATCGCCCTTTTTCCAGGTTCATTTAATCCCATCCACGAAGGTCACTATGCCATCATCGACAAGGCATTAAAACTTTTTGACCAAGTGGTGGTATTAGTCTCGTTTAACCCAGACAAAAATAACCTTGATAACTTAGAAGAACGTTTTGCAACGGTGCAAGCTAAACTTACTCATTATGGTGATAAAGTTGTTGTGCTGCAAAACAAAAATCAGCTCACAGCTGATGTTGCCAGAAACCTTGGCATAGAATTCATCTTACGTTCCGCGCGTAATGACACAGATTATAGTTATGAACTTGAGTTAGCTGCCGGGAATAAAGCAGTTAACCCTAACTTAGAAACCATTTTAATCATTCCAGATTACGATTCGATCAATTATTCATCAACACTGATACGTCATAAGAAGAAATTAGGATTGCTTTAATGTGAAAATTTGAAAAATCAACCAATTCAGCCGAGAATTTTCTCCGTAGGCCTGGTGTGCAAGTTTGTTTTTGAGGCCGTTCTAATGTTGGTAAAAGCTCACTGCTCAATGCCCTTGTTGGGCAGAACTTAGCTTTTGTGTCAAAAACACCTGGGCGGACACAGTTAATTAATTATTTTAGTGATCACAACGGGAAGCTCTTAGTCGACTTGCCAGGTTATGGCTTTGCGCAAATGAGCAAAAGCGCCAAAATCCAAATGATGCAAATGATCGAAACTTATTTAGCAGATCTTTCCATTCCTAAACACATCATTTTGCTCATTGATTCCCGACTTGGTTTTACTGAACTTGATGCCCAAGTGATTACCTTTTTGAACCACTTAAATTTACCAATTTCTCTAGTTTATACTAAAATAGATAAATTGAATCAATCGGCCAAACACAAATTAGTTACTTCCACTCCTGCAATGTTAGAACAAAACTTCTTATTGCCAACAACACCACAATTTTTTGTTTCCAGTCATAAGCCACATACTTTAAACAAATTGGTTCTGCACATTGAAAATTTACTTTACGAAAGTGAGAAATAGTTATGAAAAAACGTAAATTAGCTTGAGTTCCTGCTTCACTTATTGGTGTGGCTGCGTTTGCTACCATTGCAAGTATGAGCGTCGGTGTGAACAACCAAAAACACACAGTGAGTGCGAACGCAATTTTAGCGCAGTACAACTTCATTGGTACAGATATGCTTAGCAAAAAAGTTTTACCAAGCACATATTCTTACGCTTCTTATGACATTCCTCAAATTACCAAACCTACTGAACTCGACCCTAACTTAAAGTATTCTTCAAGTGAAGACAAAGCTTTTTGGTCAAACCAATTCAAAGTTTCCAATGCCGGCGGCCAAGTGAATCGAAATTCCCTTTTTGCCCTTGTGAGCGATGACAAGATTCCCCTTATTAATTACAGCAACAAATATCGCTTTTACTATCGTTCTTACGCCAACGATAAAACTAGAGAACTCTTCTTGCAAGTGAGTCTGGAATCAATTGATGTCGATGTCAAAGATACTGTGGCAGAACGGCAAGCACACTGAGCACAACGCACTTTTAAATTAGACGGTTTTGCTACTCTCTCTGAGCAAGAAGAAATTGAAAGACAAAAAGTACCACACTGGCCGGTCACAGCCACCTATGCTCTTAGTCCACTTTTCTCACCAGTAGTAAAAACAGATTTAACACTGCCAACAATGAATTCTGTGCAAGACTTTTATAACTACAAAGCCACCACGACTGTTGAAGGTCAGACAGTCGATAATTACTTGTTACCTCGTGTAGATATTGAGGCGACTGAGGAAAACAAAACAAAGATCGAAGAAAGCCACCAAAAATTTAAAAAATACTTTAACTTGAATAGCTCGCCTAGTTTTAATGCTAAGAAATTCCAATTGGACACCTCACGTGCGATTTGAGTTACTTACGATGAAGCGCGCCCCGACTATTTAACATTGCACTATTATCTTTATGAAGTGGTTCCAGTTGCAACTAGTGACAATTTAGATGCGACCACACATTACACTTTTACTCGTGAGCACACACAAAATATTTTCTTTAATCTTACTGAATTAAAAAATGTCTTAAACTCACAAGTTGAAATCGTTGCTTTTGAAGGTGCGGATTTAAGCAAAATCAATCCAACTAACCAAGAACAATTTCCATTCGTGAGTCAAATTCCAGCTGGTGACAAACACAAGAATACTTTACATGGATTTTACACTTACGTAGATCTTCGTTTCAAAGAGAATTTTGCAAATTCTAAAAAATACCAAATTAGTTATTCTACTGATACTTTTAGTGGTGCAACATTCAATCAAGTTTCTGGTTACCCACTTTATTCATATGATCCTAACACTGGTGAAGCTAAATTCAAAGTTATGATTCGCCCTTCTTCACAAAGTGATAGTACAGGTCTTATTTCGTATCAAACTACTATTACTGTTCGTGGTTTCGCAAAAGAAAACACAACACCAACATTATAAAAACTGTTAACTTTACTTTCAAAAATTCAAATAAAAAACACAACTCAAAGAACCAAGTTGTGTTTTTCTTTTTTACAATTGAATCTTACCTTTAACTTTACCTTTTTCAACATCAATTTCAATAATTTCTAGTTTAATGTTGTCCCCAATACTAAAGTGTTCATAGAGCGAACCAATTTCTGCTCCTTGCGCAGTTAGCACTTTCGACTTGTGGACAAAAGCTGACTCCTTGAGACCAATATAAACAAACAAAGCGAAATCAGTAATGTTTAAGACACTACCATCAACAATCATTCCAACTTGTAAATCGTTGATGTTAACTAAATTATCTTTTAACTTATACCCCTCTTTTTCACTTCTGATGTCTTTAGTTGGGTTCATTAAAGCATCTAAAATTTGTTGAATATCATATTTGTTCGAATTAAATTCGTGCGCAAGTTTTTCTGGATCTTGCTTTAATAATAATTCACGATCAATTGAATCAAAATCTAGATTAAATTTTTCCACTATTTTGTAGGCTAATTCGTAACTTTCGGGGTGAATTGCTGTGCGGTCAAAGAATGTTTTTGAATCATGAATTCTTAAAAAACCAACAGCTTGTTCATAAGCTTTAGCGCCCAAACCTTTTACTTTTTTTAGTTGCTCACGATTTTGGAATGAACCATTTTCTGTTCTAAAAGCAACAATGGCACCGGCCACTTTTTTGTTAAGACCAGACACATATTTAAGAATTTCTTCAGTGGCACTATTTACATCCACTCCAACTAAGTTAACAACTTTATCTACTTTGAAAGTTAAAGCTTGGTTTAATTCTTTTTGGTTAACATCATGTTGATACTGACCAACTCCAATTGATTTTGGATCAATTTTAACTAATTCATTAAGTGGATCTTGGAAACGACGGCCAATGTTAATTGCTGATCTTTCTTCAACAGATAACTCAGGGAATTCTTTGATTGCAATTTCACTAGCTGAATAAACACTAGCTCCAATTTCACTCACCACAGCATATTTAATTTCTTCGTTAGGATTTTTGGTTTTTCTTTCCCTAATAATCGAAGCAACAAATTCTTCGGTTTCTCTTGAAGCAGTACCATTACCAATAACAATAATGTCACTCTGATATTTATCGAGTAACTTATTCATTAAAATAGTTGCTTTTACAGTTTGTTTTAATGGTTCATTTGGATACATAACAGCTTTTTCAAGTAAATTTCCGTTGGCATCCAAGACAGCGATTTTACAACCGTTAACAAAT includes:
- a CDS encoding MAG1360 family OppF-related protein — translated: MQSKKILTIEDSYVSLDNNQISIPKLDIYENQFSGILSLEDKNLVLGKTFHKFLQNEGNLITFYNHIDNGYLVEKQTKINFNNAKILENLAFLSLDSNYHLSKNLPILNNIDQLSKTVNQTNSNSFEINETIRSQKFFVKNILGQLMLEPINKLKTELMMFKPNLEKFEFNISQALQSVSKKRIAEVWYEFKNEQKEFLTKVMTHIFSVLNVFYMYFDIILSKTRDFLNEEKITELEKELFWVQKLNKDGQKKIELELKIRDAKSKIFELEKILKLWNQASSEKLDYLMKWYSKSLLNDLARMYQFPKDTKSFKTLYKLATVKEALLKSFTKVDRSLLVGPIEVDDIEKLKEDLDMQIKFFIANNLSTVSLNSSLNFEADVKKIVKNNFSISLYGFLTSWKVITEEIKDQVITAKKEIKNIQSHFVDNSITNDYSPKVRELSIKISELKAEREFLVNSAQERYRKFSKENKQFLLDFDNLGYLFKEPKQRLNIILNRLKTQYEHCQTPFETLNNKSLSDVIQENNEYIESVSLLFNWLVLLRDFVTQETDLTIDQQIQLRQLFLLSKITSTSGIEPIKFITPFYQLDYIGALNIDFSSILIEKKKIVFIIDSAPDTFFNEKKTFLNAFAKKLTDAGMSCIFISNDTYLMKHLNLSELYVFVDQKEIEFGNYETLISNPFNPWLRYPSLKNIKNSKDLLHSFADDYLFYDIYEVNDDQYVIGNLANFKVWNKKIKTDQIDFTLSDDTKDTNTENIDNNLENPFNETMFMIADLHNSEYEFNYNWLDWTTNFAKQWEAHNSLEVKTKEAESTEILQDIY
- a CDS encoding MAG0920 family protein; the encoded protein is MFVSTFFGILWLCTVGIFFELCIAKVRFQVWQENNKLLPDENLVENNFSKNYDQSIQISFMEKHKFCFIGKRRDENKDEEFNKFEIQPVEYFCFDNQFFIDSDENKSELFYLFLVSDFDNVFIDNKKVNLEMFTRDAIKYLDLKFD
- a CDS encoding bifunctional 5,10-methylenetetrahydrofolate dehydrogenase/5,10-methenyltetrahydrofolate cyclohydrolase, with product MQIYKSKEIVEKITNELREQFTVLAHDLGRKPRLAIIQVGEHEASAKYIQKKMQKATEVNVEAKLYHFPVEITKRDLLKAIDEINEEADGIIVQLPLPTSLPSQIILDSVRIEKDIDGLSNRNEFNFYNDKTKYFHSTPATALAVKELVNYYNIDVKGKRVGVIGRSHLVGKPIAHIMKQMGAIVSTYSKKSTIKGIEVCDVIVTGAGDPLMLKREHIKEGAIIIDVGATYIEQDGKKVLFGDLDTTDLEGWVQGYSPAPGGVGPLTVVSLFKNLVEAIKHKIGI
- a CDS encoding MAG0920 family protein encodes the protein MLDLIFKKLFPIYRLISEQINTLWLDTSTDHKTKFNEKYFLFCRRKLNFYITIVVFIVILSISLFSIFIWLATEKEYIFFKKIITSDSANLPIGLKVVCYLPACVFFCIGFYFGYYLIFYQYKTKLRFQSWQENNKLLSDQNLVENNFSKDYDSSIQTNLTEKHKFILLKTDEEFKDYEMMPSTKRFKYNNKFFIKSEDNKNDLFYMFLVCNIEKLVVDGKKATLEMFREEAIKYLDLKLN
- a CDS encoding phosphotransacetylase translates to MSFINLVTKKVNELPKTKIVLIDGADPRAIDAAKQLAAYKNLEVSLLVETDKDVLSNQFINIFADQSKLKALANDYKELRNKKDAEKGKPASESDESALQALSTRPFYAMMLLLNGEVDAVVGGLNYSTADILRAAFKTVGPKPGVKTISSVMIMHQDEKLAFFSDISVNPDPTKEMLVDIATNAAAFVKSFDIDPKIAFLSFSTNYSAKTPRTELVHEATFDFNAKYNGTKAIGEVQLDAALDLGVRASKYKMESFNEPANTLIFPNLEAGNIGYKLVQRYAGYGAIGPIITGVNKPVNDLSRGAKTQDVVETVLITAIQAHN
- a CDS encoding valine--tRNA ligase — its product is MIDKIYKPQTIEPATSAKRSRNKVYSQHDHTKPPFTILLPPPNVTGMLHIGHAIDTYLQDTIIRFKRFDGFDTFYVAGMDHAGIATQSKVESVLYQTQGLTRHDLGREKFLAKVWEWKEEYAQKFRQQWAALGLALDYDKERFTLDEKSNQAVNKAFIELYNKGLIYRDVKAINWDPVLKTAVSNIEVYTETTKQEMLYIKYPIKDSNEFVVIATVRPETMLSDVAVVYNPTDTRYNHKKWTIIHPLTGKELPMIADKYVDPKFGTGLMKLSAHAEADVEIMQKHNLPINETIDQDGKINCPDSPFHGLDRFVARQTMKEHLQKHGFIEKIRKVNSQVGHSERSKTPIEVLVMPQWFVKMDVLSKNLIKHLRGKNGVKFIPPRFKNVLQKWMENVHDWNISRQLWWGHRIPAWYKDNEIKVQVESPGAGWTQDPDVLDTWFSSGLAPFSFLGWPEQSADLQRYYPASLLVTGYDIIFFWVARMYFFGLEFTDQAPFENVLIHGLVRDENGRKMSKSLNNGVDPMEVIAEYGSDALRWYLITNSTAGLDLNFSMEGVKRGFALCNKLWNIARFIQQLDENSTKNEIQELADTWIDRKISHTYELVERLMKKYEFTVIGRKLERFVMQDFSSWYVEILKVGYNKTKLLATFKKLLILLHPFLPFITDHLYQTMYGEEITAVTFKTAGIVRKHSAGEATYRLFNDIISTVKGIRDFREKFNLSKNTVIQYDFYSRTPDLYSIKNNEIAKKVCAKLANAEWVQNSDYLHAKIEAEYDPEEGGYVYILLDRQMREQQIKQLKKSVEHLTNEIQRSKRLLSNNNFLLKAPKKLIHAEQRKIEYNSDQLEYVKENLEQALSNYETQLATESKPKEK